A window from Gymnogyps californianus isolate 813 chromosome 27, ASM1813914v2, whole genome shotgun sequence encodes these proteins:
- the SYT2 gene encoding synaptotagmin-2: protein MTFKQASMMAPEATATTMPMTTMENSTEAAGPGESKDMFTTLRDKFMNELNKIPLPPWALIAIAVVAGLLVLTCCFCICKKWCCKKKKNKKEKGKGMKNAMNMKDMKSGNQDDDDAEMGLTEGEGEEEEKEPENLGKLQFSLDYDFQANQLTVGILQAAELPALDMGGTSDPYVKVFLLPDKKKKYETKVQKKTLNPAFNETFTFKVPYQELGGKTLVMAIYDFDRFSKHDIIGEVKVPMNTVDLGQPIEEWRDLQSGEKEEPEKLGDICISLRYVPTAGKLTVCILEAKNLKKMDVGGLSDPYVKIHLLQNGKRLKKKKTTVKKKTLNPYFNESFSFEIPFEQIQKVQVVITVLDYDKLGKNEAIGKIFTGCNATGTELRHWSDMLANPRRPIAQWHSLKPEEEVDAALGKNK, encoded by the exons ATGACGTTCAAGCAAGCGTCCATGATGGCCCCAGAGGCCACGGCTACCACAATGCCCATGACCACGATGGAGAACTCCACCGAGGCTGCGGGGCCGGGTGAGAGCAAGGACATGTTCACCACCCTGAGGGACAAGTTCATGAATGAGCTCAACAAGATCCCCT TGCCGCCCTGGGCCCTCATTGCCATCGCGGTGGTAGCTGGACTCCTCGTCCtcacctgctgcttctgcatctgCAAGAAGTGGTGCtgcaagaagaagaagaacaagaaggaGAAGGGCAAAGGCATGAAGAACGCCATGAACATGAAGGACATGAAGTCAGGCAATCAG GATGACGATGATGCGGAGATGGGTCTGACGGAGGgggaaggtgaggaggaggagaaggagccgGAGAACCTGGGCAAGTTGCAGTTCTCGCTGGACTATGATTTCCAGGCAAACCAG cTGACGGTGGGGATCCTCCAAGCCGCCGAACTGCCGGCTTTGGACATGGGTGGCACCTCGGACCCATACGTCAAGGTGTTCCTGCTCCctgacaagaagaaaaagtacgAGACCAAAGTGCAGAAGAAGACACTCAATCCTGCCTTCAACGAGACCTTCACCTTCAAG GTCCCGTACCAGGAACTGGGCGGGAAGACGCTGGTGATGGCCATCTATGACTTCGATCGCTTCTCCAAGCATGACATCATCGGCGAGGTGAAGGTGCCCATGAACACGGTGGACCTGGGCCAGCCCATTGAGGAGTGGCGGGACCTGCAGAGCGGCGAGAAGGAGGAG CCAGAGAAGCTAGGAGATATCTGCATCTCCCTCCGGTACGTGCCCACCGCTGGGAAACTCACTGTCTGCATCCTGGAGGCCAAGAACCTGAAGAAGATGGATGTTGGGGGTCTCTCAG ATCCCTACGTGAAGATCCACCTGCTGCAGAATGGCAAGAGgttgaagaagaagaagacCACAGTCAAGAAGAAGACCCTGAACCCCTACTTCAATGAGTCCTTCAGCTTTGAGATCCCCTTTGAGCAGATACAG AAAGTGCAAGTGGTCATCACGGTGCTGGACTACGACAAGCTGGGGAAGAACGAAGCCATCGGCAAGATCTTCACAGGCTGCAACGCCACCGGCACGGAGCTGCGGCACTGGTCCGACATGCTGGCCAACCCCCGGCGGCCCATTGCGCAGTGGCACTCACTGAAGCCAGAGGAAGAAGTAGATGCAGCTCTCGGGAAAAACAAATAG